In Candidatus Epulonipiscium viviparus, one DNA window encodes the following:
- the mnmE gene encoding tRNA uridine-5-carboxymethylaminomethyl(34) synthesis GTPase MnmE, with protein sequence MFFDTIAAISTPVGQGGIGVIRVSGSSAISIVNKIFTKNLNNKKSHTIHYGYIVSDGLIIDEVLVMLMKAPKTFTREDIVEVNCHGGYVVLNRVLELLLVNGARLATAGEFTKRAFLNGRIDLSQVEAIMDIISAKTNLSLAQATSQLMGNLSKNIKKYQNILLEIIARIEVSIDYPEYDEAELISDGFEEDITRLIADLKAILETAATGKIIREGAVVTIVGRPNVGKSSLLNALLEEDKAIVTNIAGTTRDIVSEHFSVEGVPFILQDTAGIRDTADAVERIGVERSKEAIEKSDLVIMLLDATEKISIEEVDLMTMLKNRNTLFVVNKIDCVDKYSDDDKIFISATTGEGIDELKAAMKAAVVQNLTMGTAVISNIRQKTALSCAIEALEKVEDAINAGFSVDFLAIDLQDAYSHLGMIIGEEVKEEIINGLFERFCLGK encoded by the coding sequence ATGTTTTTTGATACAATAGCTGCAATCTCTACTCCTGTTGGTCAGGGTGGAATTGGAGTTATAAGAGTTAGTGGCAGTTCTGCTATTAGCATTGTTAACAAAATTTTTACTAAAAATTTAAATAATAAAAAAAGTCACACGATTCATTATGGTTATATAGTAAGTGACGGGCTTATCATTGATGAAGTTTTGGTTATGTTAATGAAAGCACCAAAAACTTTTACACGCGAAGATATTGTAGAAGTTAATTGCCATGGTGGATATGTTGTTTTAAATAGAGTATTGGAATTGTTATTGGTGAATGGAGCCCGTCTTGCGACAGCAGGCGAGTTCACCAAAAGAGCATTCCTAAATGGAAGAATAGATTTATCTCAAGTAGAGGCAATTATGGATATAATTTCTGCCAAAACAAATTTAAGTTTAGCACAAGCAACTAGTCAACTTATGGGTAATTTGTCTAAAAATATAAAAAAATATCAAAATATATTGTTAGAAATTATTGCAAGAATTGAAGTTTCGATTGATTATCCAGAATATGATGAAGCGGAGTTGATATCGGATGGATTTGAAGAGGATATCACTAGGTTGATTGCAGATTTGAAGGCAATATTAGAGACAGCCGCAACTGGTAAAATTATTCGAGAAGGGGCTGTAGTTACTATTGTAGGAAGACCTAATGTAGGTAAATCCTCACTACTGAATGCTTTGCTAGAAGAAGATAAAGCAATTGTAACTAATATAGCTGGAACTACAAGAGATATAGTCTCAGAACATTTTAGTGTGGAAGGAGTACCGTTTATTTTGCAGGATACAGCAGGTATCAGAGATACTGCAGATGCTGTAGAACGTATTGGCGTAGAAAGATCAAAGGAGGCAATAGAAAAATCAGATTTAGTTATTATGTTGTTAGATGCAACAGAAAAAATTTCGATCGAAGAAGTAGATCTTATGACTATGTTAAAAAATCGAAATACACTATTTGTTGTTAATAAAATTGATTGTGTAGATAAGTATAGTGATGATGATAAGATATTTATTTCTGCAACAACTGGTGAAGGGATAGATGAACTAAAAGCTGCAATGAAAGCGGCTGTAGTACAAAATTTAACAATGGGGACGGCAGTGATTTCTAATATAAGGCAAAAAACTGCTTTATCATGCGCAATAGAAGCTCTTGAAAAAGTTGAAGATGCTATTAACGCTGGATTTTCAGTAGATTTTTTAGCAATTGATTTACAAGATGCTTATTCTCATTTAGGAATGATTATTGGAGAGGAAGTTAAAGAAGAAATTATTAATGGGTTGTTTGAAAGGTTCTGTCTTGGGAAATAA
- a CDS encoding ParA family protein — protein MRKVISVVNQKGGVGKTTTVMNLAAALAVDARVLMIDIDPQGNSSSGLGVNKFQVKYTLYDVLTDNIDIEDAILKAEGESVDIIAGDYNLAGLDIEFINLPNKDQILKNKMKSILKYYDYCLIDCSPGVNILNINALNASDFILIPMQCEYYALEGLTQVMRTFRLVKENTNKNLSIIGILFTMYDCRTNLSNAVISEVEGYFKNIPFETKINRSIKLCEAPSYGLSCIKYAVSSKGAQQYLALAEEVKERIKMFENA, from the coding sequence ATGAGAAAAGTTATTTCGGTTGTCAACCAAAAAGGAGGTGTGGGAAAAACCACGACAGTAATGAATTTGGCGGCAGCGCTGGCTGTTGATGCAAGAGTATTGATGATAGATATAGATCCACAGGGAAATTCTAGTAGTGGATTAGGTGTTAATAAATTTCAGGTAAAATATACATTATATGATGTATTGACAGACAATATCGATATTGAGGATGCAATTTTAAAAGCTGAAGGCGAATCCGTTGATATTATCGCTGGAGATTATAATCTAGCTGGTCTTGATATAGAATTTATAAATTTACCTAATAAAGATCAAATATTAAAAAATAAAATGAAATCAATTTTAAAATATTATGATTATTGCCTAATTGATTGCTCACCAGGGGTAAATATCTTAAATATAAACGCTTTAAATGCATCGGATTTTATATTAATTCCTATGCAGTGTGAATATTATGCATTAGAAGGCTTAACACAAGTGATGCGCACATTTAGATTAGTTAAGGAAAATACCAATAAAAATTTGAGTATTATAGGTATTTTGTTTACCATGTATGATTGTAGAACTAATTTATCAAATGCAGTAATTAGTGAAGTTGAAGGGTATTTTAAGAATATTCCCTTTGAAACAAAAATTAATAGAAGTATTAAGCTTTGTGAGGCACCAAGTTATGGCTTGTCGTGTATTAAATATGCGGTCTCCTCTAAGGGGGCACAGCAATATCTAGCTTTGGCAGAAGAAGTGAAAGAAAGAATAAAAATGTTTGAAAATGCTTGA
- a CDS encoding class I SAM-dependent methyltransferase: MEWNSKLYDNSQSYVADYGKDLVGFLPADANVSILDLGCGTGDLTATIFEKYKNIIGVDLSKEMLERAKSKYPEIKFLNIDATNMKFKNKFDVIFSNAVLHWILDQEKLHKNIYKNLQKGGILVCEFGANGNIEKIFEAYGEALKKYGQKFSLPFYFPTAANHIKLLKKFKFNIKTVYDFDRPTILPNGEIGLREWVLQFFSDSINQYNEDVREDILKSMENSLRNELFVSGSWIADYRRLRVIAEK; encoded by the coding sequence ATGGAATGGAATAGTAAGTTATATGATAATAGTCAGAGTTATGTGGCTGATTATGGGAAAGATTTAGTAGGATTTTTACCTGCAGATGCAAATGTATCGATTTTGGATTTAGGTTGTGGTACGGGGGATTTGACTGCAACAATATTTGAAAAATATAAAAATATTATAGGTGTTGATTTATCGAAAGAGATGTTAGAGCGAGCTAAAAGTAAGTATCCAGAAATAAAATTTCTTAATATAGACGCTACTAATATGAAGTTTAAAAATAAATTCGATGTAATTTTTTCAAATGCTGTATTGCATTGGATATTAGATCAAGAAAAATTGCACAAAAACATTTATAAAAATTTGCAAAAAGGTGGCATATTAGTATGTGAATTTGGAGCTAATGGAAATATTGAGAAAATCTTTGAGGCTTATGGTGAAGCTTTGAAAAAGTACGGACAAAAATTTAGTTTGCCATTTTATTTTCCAACTGCAGCGAATCATATAAAATTATTAAAAAAGTTTAAGTTTAATATAAAAACGGTATACGATTTTGATAGACCTACTATATTGCCTAATGGAGAAATTGGTTTGAGAGAATGGGTATTGCAGTTTTTCTCTGATTCCATAAATCAGTATAATGAAGATGTAAGAGAAGATATTTTGAAGAGTATGGAAAATAGTTTGAGAAATGAATTATTTGTAAGTGGAAGCTGGATAGCAGATTATAGAAGACTACGCGTTATAGCAGAAAAGTAA
- the mnmG gene encoding tRNA uridine-5-carboxymethylaminomethyl(34) synthesis enzyme MnmG, with amino-acid sequence MDYIANYVDAIVIGGGHAGCEAALSLARLGKKTVIFCLNIEAIAKMPCNPNIGGTSKGHLVKEIDALGGEMGKNIDKTYIQSKMLNTSKGPAVHSLRAQADKVEYHKAMLKVLDAETNLTIKQQEVSDILIENARVMGVRTITGAIYYAKAVVVCTGTYLKSKIFIGEFAENAGPDGLKSSQVLSNSLLDNGITLRRFKTGTPARVDKRTIDFTAMEAQLGDSKVVPFSFSNSAASIKKNQIQCFLTYTNEQTHQIIRDNLDRSPLYGGKIEGVGPRYCPSIEDKVVRFADKSRHQIFIEPEGVETNEMYVQGMSSSLPEEVQIQMLRSVRGLENVEVIRGGYAIEYDCINPTSLLHSLENKVISGLFFAGQINGSSGYEEAAAQGLVAGINAALKIDAKEPLIIDRAEGYIGVLIDDLVIKGTNEPYRMLTSRAEYRLLLRQDNADIRLMTKGHDIGLVPDDIYAKFLDKQEVIEAEIERIKKVFVGTTATVQSILMAKGSTPLTSGMSLHELLKRPELDYKDFAAVNLDGPELSDEIIEQIEITLKYEGYIKRQLIQVDQFKKLEKKLIPENLKYEDIKSLRIEARQKLLEIKPKSIGAASRISGVSPADISVMLVYMEQLKRTERANDASVS; translated from the coding sequence ATGGATTATATCGCAAATTATGTGGATGCCATCGTTATTGGAGGTGGTCATGCGGGGTGTGAAGCTGCACTAAGTTTGGCTCGCCTTGGCAAAAAAACTGTTATATTTTGTTTGAATATTGAAGCAATTGCAAAGATGCCGTGCAATCCTAATATTGGCGGAACATCAAAAGGACACCTAGTCAAAGAAATTGATGCGTTAGGCGGAGAAATGGGTAAAAATATTGATAAAACCTATATTCAGTCTAAAATGTTGAACACTTCTAAAGGACCAGCTGTTCATTCACTTAGAGCTCAAGCTGATAAAGTAGAATATCATAAAGCAATGTTGAAGGTTTTGGATGCCGAAACGAATTTGACGATAAAACAGCAAGAAGTATCAGATATTCTTATAGAAAATGCGAGAGTTATGGGGGTACGGACGATTACTGGTGCAATTTATTATGCAAAAGCAGTCGTTGTTTGTACTGGAACATACTTGAAGTCGAAAATTTTCATTGGTGAGTTTGCAGAAAATGCAGGCCCTGATGGTTTAAAAAGTTCACAAGTTTTATCAAATTCATTATTGGATAATGGAATTACTCTTAGAAGGTTTAAAACTGGTACACCCGCTAGAGTTGATAAGAGAACTATAGATTTTACTGCAATGGAAGCGCAATTGGGTGATAGCAAAGTTGTACCATTTTCGTTTTCTAATTCTGCAGCTAGTATTAAAAAAAATCAGATACAATGCTTTTTGACTTATACAAACGAGCAGACGCATCAAATTATTAGAGATAACTTGGATCGCTCTCCGTTATATGGAGGTAAGATAGAAGGAGTGGGTCCTAGATATTGCCCTTCGATTGAAGATAAGGTTGTTAGATTTGCAGATAAATCTCGACATCAGATATTTATTGAGCCTGAGGGTGTGGAGACCAACGAAATGTATGTTCAGGGAATGAGCTCATCTTTGCCAGAGGAAGTGCAAATTCAGATGTTGCGTTCCGTGAGAGGATTGGAGAATGTGGAAGTGATTCGTGGAGGATATGCTATTGAATATGATTGCATTAATCCTACGTCGCTATTGCATTCGTTGGAAAATAAAGTTATATCGGGGTTGTTTTTTGCAGGGCAAATTAATGGAAGCTCTGGGTATGAAGAAGCTGCTGCACAGGGATTAGTTGCAGGAATTAATGCAGCATTAAAAATTGATGCAAAAGAGCCGTTAATTATTGATAGAGCAGAAGGCTATATTGGCGTTTTAATTGATGATTTGGTTATAAAAGGAACTAATGAACCATACAGAATGCTAACTTCTCGCGCGGAGTACAGATTGCTTTTGAGACAAGACAATGCTGATATTAGACTTATGACAAAAGGGCATGATATAGGGTTGGTACCAGATGATATATACGCAAAATTTTTGGATAAGCAAGAGGTAATAGAAGCTGAAATTGAACGCATTAAGAAGGTATTTGTAGGGACAACTGCAACAGTTCAAAGTATTTTGATGGCAAAAGGCAGTACGCCACTGACTAGTGGAATGTCCTTGCATGAATTATTAAAGCGCCCCGAGCTTGATTATAAAGATTTTGCGGCAGTAAATTTGGATGGACCAGAGTTATCTGACGAAATTATAGAGCAAATCGAAATAACGCTTAAGTATGAAGGTTATATTAAACGGCAATTGATACAGGTAGATCAATTCAAAAAATTGGAGAAAAAATTAATTCCAGAAAATTTAAAATATGAAGACATTAAGAGTTTGAGAATTGAGGCTAGGCAAAAATTACTAGAGATTAAACCTAAGTCTATAGGAGCTGCAAGTAGAATTTCTGGTGTATCTCCGGCAGATATAAGTGTGATGCTGGTATATATGGAGCAGTTAAAGAGAACTGAGAGGGCAAATGATGCATCAGTTTCTTAA
- a CDS encoding ParB/RepB/Spo0J family partition protein, with amino-acid sequence MKTAALGKGLKTLFSEQEVHLESSESTETRIVSITDIILNKNQPRKLFNEQEIEELKNSIIRHGLLTPILVQKVDDKYQIIAGERRYRAVKAADLKEILVRVIPPKTEEEILEISLIENIQRQDLNAVEIGEALYILTKKYKLTHEKVAEALSINRVSVTNFIRLNELPEEIKESIREKKINFGAAKAILRVESDADKINVTRKAIANKWSVRDIEEYVKKLKTPKVKTEKKVMDVFYKNIEDKLRVTFNTKVTLTKLKDKGRIEIEYYNDEDLERILGVIQ; translated from the coding sequence ATGAAAACTGCAGCATTAGGGAAAGGCTTGAAAACTTTATTTTCTGAACAGGAAGTACACTTGGAGAGTAGTGAATCTACAGAGACAAGAATAGTCAGTATAACAGATATTATATTAAATAAAAATCAACCACGAAAATTGTTTAATGAGCAAGAAATAGAGGAACTAAAGAACTCAATTATAAGACATGGTTTATTAACACCTATTTTGGTTCAAAAAGTTGATGATAAATATCAAATAATAGCTGGTGAAAGGAGATATCGTGCAGTTAAGGCAGCGGATTTAAAAGAGATTTTAGTACGTGTTATACCGCCAAAAACTGAGGAAGAAATACTAGAAATTTCTCTTATAGAAAATATCCAACGACAAGATTTAAATGCTGTAGAAATAGGAGAAGCTTTATATATTTTAACCAAAAAGTATAAATTGACCCATGAAAAAGTGGCAGAAGCTTTGAGCATCAATAGAGTATCTGTAACAAATTTTATACGATTAAATGAATTACCAGAGGAAATTAAGGAAAGCATTCGTGAGAAAAAAATTAATTTTGGTGCAGCAAAGGCTATTTTGAGAGTGGAAAGTGATGCGGATAAAATAAATGTAACGAGAAAAGCGATAGCAAATAAATGGTCAGTTAGAGATATTGAAGAATATGTGAAAAAATTAAAAACACCTAAGGTAAAAACAGAAAAAAAAGTAATGGATGTTTTTTATAAAAATATTGAGGATAAATTGAGGGTAACTTTTAATACTAAGGTTACTTTAACAAAGTTAAAAGATAAGGGCAGAATAGAAATTGAGTATTATAATGATGAGGATTTGGAAAGAATTTTAGGGGTAATACAATAA
- a CDS encoding adenylosuccinate synthase, whose protein sequence is MISAIVGGNWGDEGKGKITDLLAKDADIIIRFQGGANAGHTIINEYGKFALHLLPSGVFRENAINIIGQGVALNLPQLFKELDNLLERGVPRPNIKISDRAQIVMPYHVLFDQLEEERLGSNSFGSTKSGIAPFYADKALKIGIQVCELYDDEILMSRLTKVCESKNATITSLYHGHTQLNPIQLFNELISYRERLKPMVDNIVYFLDDAIKQNKNILLEGQLGALKDTDNGIYPFVTSSSPLAGFATVGAGIPPHAIQKVVTVVKAYSSAVGAGAFVSEIFGDEAETLRQLGGDAGEYGATTGRPRRMGYFDCVATRYGCILQGTTDVAFSLIDVLSYLDEIPVCVAYEIDGEITTIFPDSVKLSRAKPVIQKVKGFKTNILGVKNYDELPQEAKDYIKFIEDKIGFPITMISTGPKREDIIIL, encoded by the coding sequence ATGATTAGTGCAATTGTTGGAGGAAACTGGGGCGACGAAGGTAAGGGGAAAATTACGGACCTTTTAGCCAAAGATGCAGATATTATTATTCGTTTTCAAGGAGGAGCAAATGCTGGACATACTATAATCAATGAATATGGCAAGTTTGCTCTTCACTTACTTCCTTCTGGGGTTTTTAGAGAAAATGCTATCAATATAATTGGTCAGGGAGTTGCATTAAATTTGCCGCAGCTTTTCAAAGAACTAGACAACTTACTCGAACGAGGAGTTCCAAGACCTAATATAAAAATATCGGATAGGGCTCAAATCGTTATGCCTTATCACGTCTTATTTGATCAACTAGAAGAAGAACGCCTTGGCAGCAATAGCTTTGGTTCTACTAAATCGGGAATTGCACCATTTTACGCTGATAAAGCATTAAAAATTGGTATTCAAGTCTGCGAGCTATATGATGATGAAATTTTAATGTCACGATTAACTAAAGTTTGTGAATCTAAAAATGCTACTATCACATCGCTCTATCATGGGCATACGCAACTTAATCCAATTCAACTTTTTAATGAGCTTATAAGCTATCGCGAACGTCTAAAACCTATGGTAGACAACATCGTCTATTTCTTGGATGATGCCATTAAGCAAAACAAAAACATTTTATTAGAAGGTCAATTAGGTGCCTTAAAAGATACTGATAATGGGATATATCCTTTTGTTACATCATCATCTCCTCTTGCTGGCTTTGCGACAGTAGGAGCAGGTATTCCACCTCATGCTATACAAAAAGTAGTTACTGTTGTGAAAGCATATTCTTCTGCAGTAGGAGCAGGTGCATTTGTAAGTGAAATTTTTGGTGATGAAGCCGAAACGCTCAGACAACTTGGAGGAGATGCTGGAGAATATGGTGCCACAACCGGTCGACCTAGACGAATGGGCTATTTTGACTGCGTTGCAACCAGATATGGATGTATATTGCAAGGCACTACCGATGTTGCATTTTCACTGATAGACGTTCTTTCCTATCTAGATGAAATTCCTGTATGTGTCGCCTACGAAATTGATGGTGAAATCACTACTATTTTTCCAGATTCTGTTAAACTCTCTCGAGCAAAGCCTGTTATCCAAAAAGTAAAAGGTTTTAAGACAAATATATTAGGCGTTAAAAATTATGACGAACTACCTCAAGAAGCAAAAGACTATATAAAATTTATCGAAGATAAAATAGGCTTTCCTATTACAATGATTTCTACAGGTCCTAAGCGAGAAGATATAATAATTTTATAA
- the argS gene encoding arginine--tRNA ligase → MEDYKMQLAAVLAKITGISAVEAEELIEVPSNRDMGDFAFPCFRFAKILKKSPNVIASELTEKIVKPQFIERVENVNAYINFYVDKTVVVQAVLDKVLAEKDGYGFAAKKDKGNIVIDYSSPNIAKPFHIGHLRSTVIGNSLYRIFEALGYNCIGINHLGDWGTQFGKLIVAYEKYSTKEDVEQKGIQELLRIYVKFHDEAKSDPSLEDLARENFTKMEQGDANALALWRWFKEISLKEFERVYKMLDISFDSLNGEAFYNDKMDKVIKELDDKKLTKISEGAKIIELDNMSPCLITKKDGSSLYATRDITAALYRKETYDFKKCIYVTALAQNLHFSQFFKVIEKMGYAWSVDLVHVPFGMVSMETGSLSTRSGNVLLLEEILAEAVKKTKEIIEEKNPNLENKEEVAQDVGIGAIIFDDMYNTIIKDIQFSWEKVLNFDGETGPYVQYTYARANSVLRKSGMAISDIENICVDLIIDEQSVALVKQIGAFNSMITEAAEKYEPSVIARYAVNLAKCFNKFYHDNSILVDDMKLKKARLALVVSTMYTIKNALWLLGIKAPKQM, encoded by the coding sequence ATGGAAGATTATAAAATGCAATTAGCAGCAGTGCTAGCTAAAATCACAGGAATTAGCGCTGTAGAAGCTGAGGAACTTATCGAGGTGCCATCTAATAGAGATATGGGAGACTTTGCTTTTCCTTGCTTTAGATTTGCGAAGATATTAAAGAAATCACCAAATGTAATAGCTTCAGAGTTGACAGAAAAAATTGTAAAGCCACAGTTTATAGAAAGAGTAGAAAATGTTAATGCGTATATAAATTTTTATGTGGATAAGACGGTTGTGGTTCAAGCTGTACTAGACAAAGTATTGGCAGAAAAAGATGGCTATGGATTTGCTGCTAAAAAAGATAAAGGGAATATAGTAATTGACTATTCTTCTCCTAATATAGCAAAACCATTTCACATCGGGCATTTGCGATCAACAGTAATTGGCAATAGTTTATATCGAATTTTTGAAGCACTTGGATATAATTGCATTGGGATTAACCATTTGGGAGACTGGGGAACTCAATTTGGGAAGTTGATTGTTGCTTATGAAAAATATTCTACCAAAGAAGATGTAGAGCAAAAGGGGATACAGGAGTTATTGCGCATCTATGTAAAATTTCATGATGAAGCTAAAAGCGATCCCTCTCTTGAAGATTTAGCAAGAGAAAACTTTACAAAAATGGAGCAAGGTGATGCAAATGCATTGGCACTTTGGAGATGGTTTAAAGAAATAAGCCTCAAAGAGTTTGAGAGAGTTTATAAAATGCTTGATATAAGTTTTGATAGCCTGAATGGTGAAGCTTTTTATAATGATAAGATGGATAAAGTTATAAAGGAGCTAGATGATAAAAAACTCACTAAAATTAGTGAAGGTGCGAAGATTATAGAATTGGACAATATGTCGCCATGCTTGATTACCAAAAAAGATGGATCGTCTTTGTATGCAACAAGAGATATTACTGCAGCGTTATATAGAAAAGAAACTTATGACTTTAAGAAATGTATTTATGTAACAGCATTGGCTCAAAATTTACACTTTTCTCAGTTCTTTAAGGTGATTGAAAAAATGGGTTATGCATGGTCTGTAGATTTGGTTCATGTACCCTTTGGAATGGTAAGTATGGAAACGGGGTCTCTTTCGACTAGATCTGGAAATGTATTGTTGCTAGAAGAGATATTAGCAGAAGCTGTAAAGAAAACTAAGGAAATTATAGAAGAGAAAAATCCTAATCTTGAGAATAAAGAAGAAGTAGCGCAAGATGTCGGAATAGGTGCAATTATATTTGACGATATGTATAATACCATTATTAAAGATATTCAATTTTCTTGGGAAAAAGTGCTAAATTTTGATGGAGAAACAGGTCCATATGTTCAATATACTTATGCTAGAGCTAACAGTGTATTGAGAAAGAGTGGTATGGCAATTTCGGATATAGAAAATATATGCGTGGATTTGATTATAGATGAGCAAAGCGTGGCATTGGTGAAACAAATAGGAGCATTCAATAGCATGATAACTGAAGCTGCTGAAAAATATGAACCTTCAGTTATTGCAAGGTATGCTGTAAATTTGGCCAAATGCTTTAATAAATTTTATCATGATAATTCTATTTTGGTAGATGATATGAAATTGAAAAAAGCACGATTGGCTTTAGTAGTGAGTACAATGTATACGATTAAAAATGCTTTATGGTTATTAGGTATTAAAGCTCCAAAACAGATGTAA
- a CDS encoding DUF4446 family protein: MQILQEINIVIYILIILQIIFLVFLIFLTAKLDSIQQQYKKFMKPNNLDMEELLESYAEDVKITKNETLLIKQVIEELREKFKTTCRKVSVTRYKAIADVGSDLSFVIALLDDQNDGVILNGIYSRDGSYTYAKPIVNGKCKYRLSAEEAVTLEEAIMKD; encoded by the coding sequence ATGCAAATATTACAGGAAATTAATATAGTAATTTATATTCTGATTATACTACAAATAATTTTTTTGGTTTTCTTAATTTTTCTAACCGCTAAATTGGACTCAATTCAACAACAGTACAAAAAATTTATGAAGCCTAATAATTTGGATATGGAAGAACTGCTAGAAAGTTATGCTGAAGATGTAAAAATTACAAAAAATGAAACTCTGCTTATAAAGCAGGTGATAGAAGAGTTAAGAGAAAAGTTTAAAACTACTTGCAGAAAAGTTAGTGTTACTAGGTATAAAGCCATTGCAGATGTAGGTTCGGATTTATCGTTTGTAATCGCATTGCTAGATGATCAAAATGATGGGGTTATACTGAACGGAATTTACTCCCGCGATGGTTCTTATACTTATGCGAAGCCTATAGTTAATGGAAAATGTAAATATAGACTTTCGGCAGAAGAAGCAGTAACTTTAGAAGAAGCTATTATGAAAGATTAG
- the rsmG gene encoding 16S rRNA (guanine(527)-N(7))-methyltransferase RsmG, producing the protein MHQFLKEKSAELGVELQELQIQQLLQYKDLLLEWNQKLNLTAITKEDEIITKHFLDSLSVNMAVDLLKYKNLVDVGTGAGFPGLVLKIAYPHLNIVLVDSLKKRLTFLDAVIETLKLKHVVTVHGRAEDIAKDVQYREKFDICSPRAVSNLATLSEYALPFVRTGGYFIALKGQKLDEEVAQATNAIKILGGELERVVDVPIPATDIVHKIAVIKKVGFTNKKYPRKAGEPAKNPL; encoded by the coding sequence ATGCATCAGTTTCTTAAAGAGAAGTCAGCGGAATTGGGAGTGGAATTGCAAGAGCTGCAGATACAACAATTGCTGCAATATAAAGATTTGCTATTGGAGTGGAATCAAAAGCTAAATTTGACTGCAATAACTAAAGAGGATGAAATCATTACAAAGCATTTTTTAGATTCGTTGTCTGTAAATATGGCAGTAGATTTATTAAAATATAAAAATTTAGTAGATGTAGGTACAGGAGCAGGATTTCCAGGGCTAGTGTTAAAAATAGCCTATCCTCATCTTAATATTGTATTAGTAGATTCGTTGAAAAAACGATTAACATTTTTAGATGCTGTGATAGAAACCTTAAAATTGAAACACGTTGTGACAGTTCATGGGCGTGCAGAAGATATCGCTAAAGATGTACAATATAGAGAAAAATTTGATATTTGTAGCCCAAGAGCAGTTTCAAATTTAGCAACATTGAGCGAATATGCTTTGCCATTTGTGCGTACAGGAGGCTATTTCATTGCCTTAAAAGGACAAAAATTAGATGAAGAAGTGGCTCAGGCTACTAATGCAATAAAAATTTTGGGAGGAGAACTAGAACGAGTAGTGGATGTTCCAATTCCAGCAACAGACATCGTTCATAAAATAGCAGTTATCAAAAAAGTTGGATTTACTAATAAAAAATATCCTCGTAAGGCGGGAGAGCCAGCTAAAAATCCATTATAA